cgtggcatgtaaatcatgccgttcatgacatgcatatcatgattttcatcttatgaCCTactgtttatgttcgtcatacagtcatgttatgccatactaattttggtacagttccattaacgaaacggccaggaaaagcacaaagtcgtaggcggctggatagatagaggatagtagatagatagatagatagatagatagatagatagatagatagatagatagatagatagatagatagatagatagatagatagatagatagatagatagatagatagatagatagatagatagatagatagatagatagatagatagatagatagatagatagatagatagatagatagatagatagatagatagatagatatgctcaaagtcgcagaagttcgctaagaaatgcttcgcatttcaaaaaaACCGTGTAAAAACTCCAATTAATCCAATTTGCTGACCCGATTTGCCACTCAAGCAGCTCGGTCTATTGTTTTGCTTGCCAGCGCAGTTGTGGGGCCACTACCGCTAACATTCGGCCCTTTCCACACTATAGAGGCATCAGCATCTCACCCTACCCGCACAGTACGCTTCAGCAAGGCAGAAGCGAGGTGTACATTCCAAACGCTATCGAGCCGTCATGGTCACTTAGCCGCCAATGTGTGGCACTCCTATAAACTCGATGAGGCGGGTTTGATGAGAATCGAACACGGCGGCAGCGATTCTATGTAACCAAAGCCACTCTTTTTTAGATGCAtacaaatgaatccaacagatagTTTGGCCAAGGGATGCATAGGAGACATAATTATTATCTCAACTGTTATGACGTAAACTCAAATGAACTGAAGTGGACGATAATATCACACCTCctatcggtgggatccgaacctacaaccttcgaattaccAGTGGTGCGGGTTAACACTACCACGGATTACACATGCAaaaatacccaacgaagtggacTGCAAAGTCCCTTCGGTCGAAGCTCGATTCGTCGAGCGTGCTCCGTGTAAATGGAAGATTTGTTGGTATATGCGGATCCCTCAGTCGGAAATGGTGATCTTTCGTCCAGTTCAGTTCATCttaatttacgtcataattaccgCACTGCAGTTAAACATAACAGTTAATGTCCCCGGTGCTTTCCTTCGTCTAATTGCCTGTTGTATTCATTtgcttgtgtctaacaaagagacAAGCCCctggaaaaaaaatttcactTCTTTCATTCCTGCATGTATTGCCACATTAAGAATACAAGGTGGTTAAATCTATTCCGCTGTGAACGGCGGGCATCACTATGACATCGTAGTTTTCGCTTGTTTAATGCAATAGAATCCAGGTTTTCAGAGCCTCTCGTGCAGTCTAATCTATGTCTGATGTTTCTGAGGAAGAAGGTCCGTTAAATGACCGGAACGTAATTCTCACCTTGACCATCAGGAGTAGGCGGCGCGACACTGTTTCCACCGAGTCCTTGCGCCAAAGCGTTTAGAAGTCCTCCACCTTGTCGGCATTCCACATAAATGCGTAAAACAAGAACATCGCGCACTTCTAAAGCACCTTGTGCAGTTAAATATATCTCTGATGTTTCTGAGGAAAAATATTCTTTAAATGACAGGAAAGTCATTCTCACCTTGACCACCAGGAGTAGGCGGCGCGACACTGTTTCCACGGAGTCCTTGCGCCAAAGCGTTTAAAAGTCCTCCACCTGGTCGGCATTGCACATAAATGCGTAAAACAAACACATCCTGCCCTTCTAGAGCACCTTGTGCCGTTAAATGTATCTCTGCTCTTTCTAAGGAAGAAGATCCTTTCAATGCGAGGAACCTTGTTCTCACCTGGAGCACCAGGAGTAGGAGCACCAAATCCTTGCGTCAAAGTGTTCACAAGTCCTCCACCTGGTCGGTAGACCGCATAAATGCGTAAAAAGACACGTCAGTGCATCAAGCTGTATCGTCTTCATTGCGCTCTTATATGGAAGGCAATGGAATGACGCTATCAGAAACACGCGATCTCCTCCTGCTGCAAGCACATCTCGGCTACAGTGTTGCAGCCAGCTATGACTATTAAATCCATGGTCACCATAGGcaccgccatcatcatcgacggagctTGGGACGGGACAGAGGTAACCACTCGTCCCCCACCTCGCCTAAAAGAAACTGCCGGACTAAccttaaataaattttgttcatTCTTTCATCATAGATATCCTAAAAACGCCTCTTCAATTCTTGCCACCACACGGGCCTTGCGGCACACGCATATACACCATAGGCGCCATTCATCAAACCTTAAGGCAACTCTGTGTAGCAATAAAAAAACTGGTAAACGTTATGACATTGATTCTTTTTCTGATTCGTATAAATTATTACACTTGGTAAGTGCATTGCACGAGTATATGAAAGCCCGCTCTTCCTGATGATAAATTTCTCAATGACACTGTCTTAATTTTTGTCCAGCGAGAGGATGTCGGTCCTGTGTTGACTTTGTACTTGTCTTTGATCATACGCAGTGTGAAAGTTTTTTGAAGCGTCATCCTTGTCtgctttctctttgtttttctgtggGAGAGAGGCGCTGCTTGTTCACACCCCACTGTTGTCCGGGCGCATGGGATTCTTAAGCGACACATAAAGCGGCGCGTTTTCGAGCAATAAAGCATTGCTTCCAGTCCAgcgctagtgtgtgtgtgtggagggggggggagaaagcGGGGGCGGGCGGGCGGGGGCATAGCACGAGACTCTTGTGCGCTTTCTCATTAATATCAATGTTAACGACAATGTTTCATCTTTATGCTACTTCTGACAGTCGTGAATCATATACTTTGCTGGGCACCTAAATAAAGGTGTTCATCAGCTAGGGATACACGCATCCTTCCTCTCAACACTTTAGGTGATATGAAGAGAAGTTCTAATAATTACTACTTTAATATCATCTGCTGTTCTAGCAGCAACTGCTAATTTAAAGGCAAATTAATAGGGAACTGTACGAACTTCATCGCGCAAGTGATACCAGCAGCACTCTTGGTTAAATTTTGTCAGTTCAAGTCAGTTTACAAACTCGTGCCAtatgaaataagaaaatatttgAAATAATGGGATTGCGTGCGAAGAAAGTGGATTCGATGAGCAGTCATTGAATTGAGTCATCAATATACTGATCTGGTCGAACAACATGTTTCTGCACGTCGGACAAACTGTGCAATAGCCTACGAAGGGCACACAAAGTACATTTCTGTTTAGATTTGTACTTTGCTTCATGATGTATCTCGCTCACTGTGACACTAACATACAAGGATACAACTTACTGCCTCAGATATCCCAGTATTATATCCGTTAGCGTTATGGAAGGATGCATATCATTTTGTAGTAAAATTTTCTTGGTATCATTGAAAAATCTAAAATGTATGTACTAACTTCCAGGAAGTCCAGCCAATGAACCCCTGGAAGAGGCAGTTAAGCCGTTAGCCACACCCTGTAGTACTGCATTCAACAGTCCATTACCTGGAAATAAGCAAGAACAAACGTACACAAAAGAACTGTGTTCAATCGCAATGTGGCGTGAGTCAATATACACCGTTTTAGTAGATTTTGTTAGTTGTTCACTTGTGGTATAAAAAATCTTAATTTGTTGTTTCTCTTCATGTTTAGCGTCCGCTGCCACATTAAATAGCGCAAAGGCCCACATATATCCACTTCCGAAAGATAAAGATGATAACATAAATCCACACTTTTATGATGACTGATATTTCATAATTAGTTTTTTCAATTCGAAAGGCGGAAAGGCAATAACAGCTGAGCGATTCTTAACTGATTAACTGTAAAGAAATAGCTTGAAgcctaggaaggaaggaaggaaacagaaaaggagaaggaagTGAGgctaaccagaaacacttccggttgtctgccctacactgggggatcggggaagttGAAtagaaagaggacgaaaaataTATAGACATTTCTCAAGCCGCTACCTGTCCATTTCAGTTCATGTTACGTAATACGGATTTAAGAACAAAAACATACGAACAGACTGCACACGCTGTTCCATGAGGGAACGCGacaaaaggcgaaagccttcactACGCACCAGAACCATAACGGTTACAGAAGCCTTCTCTAATAAGCAAGTTCCATCGCGGATAAGTCTACCAAGTGCTTGATCACGCTGTTTGATGTTCCTTTTCAATGTAATGTCAAAGCTGCAATTTCCACTGGGTGCCATTTTTTTCTCATCGTTCATGGAATGAACATAAACGGCTGAAATTATTTGCAATCGTTCTCATGCAAACGTTTCTCTCTGACTATATGTTTCACCGTGGAGGCTTTCAGGTAGCTCCTTAGGAACCTAATTTTCTATACGCACGCTCGATTTCATTCTTAAAAGTATTTTGTAAAAGTAGCGCTCAACTTTTTCAATGAGCTGGTTTATTTGTATTGGCGTTGCAAAAATCTGCAGTGTCCGTATTAATTTTTTTAAGTTAAACAGTCCTTAAGCTAAAAGTCTGAAAGCATACAAACTGTGTCCCATTTTTACACTAGTGCACAGTCTCCGTTTCATTTACAAAATAAGTGCAGCCATGTCACTTCAAATGTGCGCATCTACTAGTGTTAGCTAGAACGCCGAGGAGTAGCAAGGAAACTAGGGGTGTAGAAATATTTGAAACTTCAAATGTATGCTTCCAAGCGGAGCCTTTGTTTATTGTGTTTTCGCTGCATATATACAAGGTACACATTGTGGCTTTTTTTCTTCACGCTCTTCAAGCGTACTTTAATATGAGCTGCTAATAATCACGTATCTTATACAGCAAACGGCAAGCGAAGAAAGCACATTGTCAATAACGAGCATATTACCTCCAGAGCCAGCAGCCGGCGCAGCGTAGTTTCCCCCAAAGTTTCCGCTAAATTTCTGCATCAACTTTCTGGTGAGATCAGCACCTGTACATCGGTAGTCACAATATAGCGAAATATTTTTACCTGGATCATGCCTTGCTAATTCGACAAAATGAGCCGCAAGCCAAAGTATGAAGCTCAAAAATATCAAATTCAGGTGCTTTACAAAATGTGAATGAAAAGGTTTCCTCGAAGTAGCTCGGGGTAATAATGAGAGAAGTAGACATTTCATAACACGAGTACTAATACATGCTCTGAGCCAGAAATGAAGTAAATTTGTGTCATTTCCTGGGAAAAAGCTTACGATCCTCTTACGAGGCTTTTGCAGGAACAAATGCATAAGttcaaagcagaaagaaaagttAAAATAGTTATGAAGTCCATTCTCTATTATGTTCATTGCTACCCACACACGTGACGTTGCGAGCACGTAAGATCGAATCTGAATATGTCAGCACCGTATCTGAATAGCACCGTATCTGAATATGTCATGAAATTGGTTTTCCGAAGGTTTAACACGTGTGTGGGtgtgggggaggaggggggaggtgagTGTGTTGGCAGGTGGGTAGGCGCGCGGGTgtaatttttgaggattttctTGATGTCGCCAATTGTTTTCTCTTCGCGTAAATATTGTTAGTTTCATTTGTTTCTTTGCATTCAAAACATCTTGCGTTTCTTTCCCGAATAAGGTTGACTTATTGTGGTTGCTTATTGTGGTTGCTTATTGTGGTTGCTTTTTGTGGTTGCGCTCATTGCTGTTGGCAATTTTAATGTTCACATAAATTAGATGCCCTAATTAAAAAGAATCGCTCTAACCTCTGTATCTTCCAATGTGTGAACCTAATGTGTCTCTCAATCTAATGGTGTGTACCTTCCATATTTTGAGAAGATTCGACGACCTGGAATATATCAGCACCGGCTACCGTTCAATTATTATATTCAACTTCGTGGGTGCTTGTAACACAACCTTACCTGCCTGGCGTACCATTGCAGTGCCGATTGCGTTTGTTATTTCGTCCTGGTTGGGGAGGCGAAATGCTGCAAGGAATCGTGTAGAGTAACGTAAGTAGTACAAAACGAAAGACTGCGGGAACGTAGGGAGGTGCACGTATTGACTGATCGTGGTCCTAATAACTATTTTCTAAGGCTTACTTACACGGATCTCGTCTGTAACGACGAGCGTTATTTGAATTTGCTAGTACGAATAAGAATTTCCAAAATTCTAAAGCAAGTGGGATTTGCGCTATTAGGCACAACAGTAAAGTACGCTTTGTGCCGTAACCTAAATCGCAGACATGACTGTCACTCTGAAACCTTGCCCGAATGAGGATCTTACTACATCCAACCTTCTTGCTTCCGAGCATTCGCTTCTAGCATCATACCTCTCATAAACGTTTGAGCCCATTTGACATCACTTGTCTTAGTTTTGTATACAACGCATGGAAGTTTTCCTGCAAATGAGGAAGACATTTCTTTCCATAAACAAATTTTCCTAATGTTTAATTATCCACTTGAACCACATAATTAGGTCTGCATACATACTTACTCGATAAATGACAGAAGTATTGTCAATACTTACATTACTTGAATACTAATGATTCTGTGTTTGCGGTCATCCTGATATGGTTTTTACCCAGGTAATTTCAGTTGTCGAGATCATTCACATTAGATTGcgtgttttatttttaaataaaatgaTGCATGTCGTCGCACTCATTAATTCTATAATATTGAGATCCTTCGGACCTACATTTTTGAGCACAcccagttgatagtcagctcttgTCCTGTTCGAAGAAGTATTAGCACACCCTCCACTGCTTTGTATGTAGAATGTTTTGGTGATTTTTCCTTGTGTCTGGTCAGTAGACTGCGCTAACACTTTGTATTTTGAGAGCGTGGTAGCCCGTAGTCCGCGCAATGTGAAGCGAAATTACTAGCATGAGTCGACACCGTAAAAGCATCATAGCGCTTTGGGAATTCACCGAAGCATTTGTATGGATATCAGCGAAACGCGTCCTGTCACTCCTTCGATATCACTTTCTAAAAACGCTGAGATTTTAAAGGCAGCCGCGTTACTACTTTCATAATACTCGACACTTGTGGGCAGCAGATTTGGGCTTGAAGGCTATGCCCCCTTATTATATCGGCAAGTGTTATgaatttccttctttcctttgtcGATGTTGTTTTATAGTGAAATCTGTTACGAGAGCGCAACAACAGACgattttttggtgccgtagttgtccgccgccgccgccgccactgccgttgtccgtaaccgctattgtGCAAAATGAGGAcaataaaattagaaaaaaacACCTGGCcagcgcagaacacgcagcacagtcatagcgaaagctcgaagagcggccattctagagcccgttgtagactctcttgaggcaactaataaaagtacacatgcaagatACCCAATACATCATAAATCATCGTCAGTTTTATGAAGTATGGAAGCTCCCACTATGCACTTATTCCTCGTTATgcagagaagcgtggtacccaCTAACATTTTTAATACATTATGTGCGCTATGTctgtgctgtggctgacgacgctgaggaattatggctgagccctttgtgacGGGTTCAATGActaactcgttgcgcaattcaatGACtaactcgttacgcaattcgcactgtgcgaaacctggttgttattttacttttctaccacgctatattacataagtTAACACAACcacttgcccgacatgacgcctgtatagggtctttttttcaAAGAagttcaagcaccggcgtgcctctgtggtagaatactcgactgccacgcaagggccccgggttcaaatcccattcgatcctagtATTTTATCATTTTCTCACGGACACCGGTGCcggaggcggcggacaactgcggcaccaaaatcggctgttgttgtgatctcataaaagctttcgctgcgaaaaatcataattgattttaaggcgcaaagaaggacatacacaagatatgacacgggacggagcgccactaaaaactgatcgtgtcctatcttgtgtatgtcctcctttgcgccttaaaattaattatgaacgttcaccaaattgcccaacaaaaagttctcctaaaaGCTGCGAAAAAATATCTAAGGCCTGGTGTGAtttgaaccagggccctctgcgtggcaggcgagtattctaccacagagccacgctggtgcttgaaaagCATTTACAGAACCACCATATACATGCAACATGTCGGGCAAAGAAaagcgttaacctatgtaatatagcgtggcagaaaagtaaaaaaaaaaacaactagtGATCACACAACGGTAATGGCGCGAGGACTGCGTGGTTTAATACTTCCCACCCGCTCCAatgtgctcagtcataattcttcatcgtcatcagtcacatgcagcatcaactaaGTGCACACAAAACCTTACAGATTTGTAGCTTGTACCTCGCTTattcgcagaaagacgaatatgGCATAgtggtgctgtcctacttcacaaaagttgatTTTTGGCGTAGTCGCTACCTTACGGAAAgccgaaacttcaaacacagttggtcttgccccaatacgaagcagcgctcagaatttgcattaggcagtttCGTAATCgtaggtgattttttttctccgcatTCTTTCTTTGTCGCGCTTGTACATAAACCTTCCCAGGCTctgaaataaaatcagttgttaatGGGCGGTTAGCTCGATCGTCACTCTATGGGCGTGTTTCATTCTTGAGATCCTAGTCAATACCTTTCCAGCGCGTTATGAGATGAATGAATTATTAGAACACTGTATTGAAACGGTGCTGGTCTTAAATATTTCATGCACGCAGACGTCATATTTGCCGCTGATAAGCTTTACGTGTCCGAAGTTGCCTCTGTTCATTTGACACACATTCAAAATTTCGCACTCAAAAAATTCACatcagccgccgcagtggcggaGTGGGTACGGTGTTAGACcactgacccgaaagacgcggtttCGATCCCAGCCATGGTGGTTTCATTTCGATGGGGGCCTAATTCCTATAGATGCTCATGTACTGTGCATGCACTGCACGTTAAGTAACTCGGGGTGGTCAAAATCTTCCAGTGCCTTTTGGTACGGCTTGCCTCCTTTTTACATCGTGGTTGATGATAAttaccccagaaattattattattactgttagcAGTTCGTTCATATCACATTTAAGAGCTTGATTTTAATGAACTGCTCATGGCATATTATAGGTTTGCCTCAATTTTGGAATCTTTTCCACGAGTCAAGCTTATGCAGTTTACAGGAACTTCGACTACAACCAACGTCTAGAATGTAAGTGCTTACCTTTGTTGATATTGGTGAGAGCTAGCAACATAACGAATATTTTTAACAAAACCATCCCCTCCAATTTTTTCTGTTCGTTGCAATGAGCAGTGTAACGTTGCATACAGGAGCACTATCAGCCggcaaacgtttctttttttattttattttttcggaaAGAGGGATGCCAATCTATTGTAAAACACTCGGAAGCTTCAGGTGCGCAAATCCTACACAAACCGCTTCTGTTCTTGTGATCGTCTTTGCTGCTGTATAAAACTGGAAAAAGCGAGACAATGCTTGCGTGTCATCCACAGAAGCCTATACGACAGCCAGTTGCAGCTAGTGAAGACATGAAAAGGAATTGTGTTCCGATATTTTAGAATAAACAAAAACGAGACGACGGCTCCTCAGCCGACAAGAAAGTACATCCATCTGTCTATGTCCGTTGCATTGCATCATAGAGACCTTTCGTAGGCTAGCCTGCAGCCTGAAAACGAAaactgtaacaaaaaaaaatagcgcagcttccACTAAGTCTCACAAGGCTGGATCACAGTACAGCTGGTCCTGACTTGGCTAcacttttaccctctcacctttttttcccaccctttgctatactatactaaacatggctatgctcgctctcgccaagaattttttttgccaagaagttctttctttctctatcatgaccaggatttgggggcatatgcacgtaccgccatctctcgtccgtgactgcggtggcctgccgtaactgaatgggaaagaggcgaaaaaaatcatatctgacgaaaaaagttagttatcaaaaacgactcccggttctatgcagtagagacttatttgaacattttgttaaaattacagtgtcgcactgaaaaccgcgtggcttcccagagtgtttaaaattttacaatggggccccatgtgtttctaatgggtggtgttcaattgtcctggtaagccacacgctttgtagtgcgatactgcagtGTTACGAAAACGTTCCAGTAGGCCTCTACTGtgtagaaccccgagtcgtttttgataacttgttctttttcaagagatatgactTTTTTCGGGCACTTcacattcagttatggcaggacgccgttgctaccgccGACAAATGTCCCCGAATCCTGGGAatgctttatttctctctctttctctctttgtactcgttccctcgcccatcagagtAATTGCATCCCGCACCGGAGAAatgggtgcacgtgttctgggagtaaagcagaagacgacaatgatgagagagcacgtgccggttcatgatgatgataattttctatctacgacacacggcgaacctcgagcgtaacagctttgctgtaaaccATCATGAAAGAGCACGCCAAAGCAACTTCTAACGCGATAGGGTTAAAGGGCTCGTTACGCAGAagttccggcgtcggcgtcggcgtcgttggttgtgagcgaaaaatcagctttgtccgtgagcgaaaattcgagatggatgcaaataaacaaataagaaaGAAATCTTCGGTTCGAATGAGAATGGAACCCAGGAATTCGGCGTGGCAaacaagtattctaccacagagccacgcccatgCTCGAAATTGCTTCCTAAAGCGCCATATGAATGTTACGTAGTCCGAGGAGTGtcattaacagatgtaatattacGTGGCGCAGCCACCGTGACTATGACTCGAACCCGCCTCCTCCagcttagcagcgctacacctCACCTCATTAACTACCACGCCGAGTCCATTAAAAAGGAATGGCAATTCGTA
The nucleotide sequence above comes from Rhipicephalus sanguineus isolate Rsan-2018 chromosome 8, BIME_Rsan_1.4, whole genome shotgun sequence. Encoded proteins:
- the LOC119402653 gene encoding uncharacterized protein LOC119402653, yielding MQRYTAHCNEQKKLEGMVLLKIFVMLLALTNINKAFRLPNQDEITNAIGTAMVRQAGADLTRKLMQKFSGNFGGNYAAPAAGSGGNGLLNAVLQGVANGLTASSRGSLAGLPGSGGLVNTLTQGFGAPTPGAPGLLNALAQGLGGNSVAPPTPDGQDRMVRIRRERPPTRTMDER